In a genomic window of bacterium:
- the aspS gene encoding aspartate--tRNA ligase: MLRTHNCGELRANLAGEQVKLAGWVHHKRHHGGVLFVDLRDRYGRTQLTFKPESKELFERAEKIGHETVISITGTVTVRPPEARNPELLTGEIEVIIENMQVLSIAETPPFVIEDEVKASEETRLKYRYLDLRRPEMRDTMILRSKASRITRNFLFDEDFLEIETATLVRSTPEGARDFLVPSRMQKGKFYALPQSPQVYKQLLMISGFDRYFQLARCYRDEDLRADRQLEFTQIDIEMSFIDENDILSLAERLLAKLLSKLSGVNLKLPIPRISYDKAMLLYGSDKPDLRYGLEIHDISELAKTSEFRVFSSAVKSDGAVRGICVPGGAALSRKQIDELTSKAQKLGAKGLAYTKFENGEFVGGISKFLSENEIAGIRTDFDPPENSIIVFVADSIKICERVLGVMRVDLAHSLGLIPENAWEAHFIVDFPMFEEEEDTGRLVARHHAFTQPKPEDLHLLETEPSLVHARAYDLVLNGHEIAGGSIRTHDSDLLARVLSVIELTEEKAREKFGFLLDAMKYGAPPHGGIAFGYDRMIMLIAGRNSIRDVIPFPKTTAGQSLMDNCPNTVDPEQLDELGIKIEKGENAE, encoded by the coding sequence ATGCTAAGAACACATAATTGCGGTGAACTCCGCGCAAATCTTGCTGGCGAACAAGTGAAATTGGCTGGATGGGTCCATCACAAACGCCATCACGGCGGAGTGCTTTTTGTCGATCTTCGCGATAGATACGGAAGAACTCAACTTACTTTTAAGCCTGAATCGAAGGAGCTTTTCGAGCGCGCTGAAAAGATTGGCCACGAGACCGTGATCTCGATTACAGGCACAGTTACAGTCCGCCCACCAGAGGCCAGGAACCCAGAGCTTCTGACCGGCGAGATAGAGGTTATTATCGAAAACATGCAGGTATTATCGATTGCGGAAACACCTCCTTTTGTTATCGAGGATGAAGTCAAAGCAAGCGAAGAAACACGCCTCAAATACCGTTACCTCGACTTACGACGTCCCGAGATGCGTGACACCATGATTCTCAGAAGCAAGGCTAGCCGTATAACTCGGAATTTTCTCTTCGATGAAGACTTTTTAGAAATAGAAACCGCAACTCTCGTCCGCTCAACACCGGAGGGTGCTCGAGATTTTCTCGTTCCAAGCAGAATGCAGAAGGGTAAATTCTATGCCCTTCCACAATCACCACAAGTATATAAGCAATTGCTAATGATCTCCGGCTTCGATCGCTACTTTCAACTTGCCCGTTGCTACCGCGACGAGGACCTTCGCGCAGATCGTCAGCTTGAATTCACACAAATAGATATCGAGATGAGCTTCATTGACGAAAACGATATTCTCAGCCTTGCGGAAAGACTACTTGCAAAGCTTCTTTCGAAGCTATCCGGTGTCAATCTCAAACTACCGATCCCGCGAATATCCTACGACAAAGCGATGCTTCTCTATGGTAGCGACAAACCTGATCTTCGATATGGTCTTGAGATTCACGATATCTCCGAGCTTGCAAAAACCAGCGAATTCAGAGTCTTCTCCAGTGCTGTCAAATCTGATGGAGCTGTTCGCGGAATATGCGTGCCCGGAGGCGCAGCCCTTTCGCGTAAACAAATAGATGAACTTACCTCGAAGGCTCAGAAACTTGGGGCAAAAGGATTAGCTTATACTAAATTTGAAAATGGCGAGTTTGTGGGAGGCATCTCAAAATTCCTATCGGAAAATGAAATCGCCGGTATTCGAACCGATTTCGATCCGCCTGAAAACTCAATTATTGTTTTTGTCGCGGATTCCATCAAGATTTGCGAAAGGGTTCTCGGTGTCATGCGTGTTGACCTAGCCCACTCTCTCGGGTTAATCCCTGAGAATGCATGGGAAGCTCACTTCATTGTTGATTTCCCGATGTTCGAAGAGGAAGAGGACACCGGTAGGTTGGTAGCACGTCATCATGCTTTTACCCAGCCGAAACCCGAGGATTTACACCTGCTCGAGACAGAACCATCTCTCGTGCACGCTCGAGCCTACGATCTAGTTCTCAATGGCCATGAAATCGCCGGTGGAAGTATTAGAACACACGACTCGGACCTCCTCGCACGGGTTCTTTCAGTTATTGAGCTCACCGAGGAGAAAGCGCGCGAGAAATTTGGTTTCCTCCTGGATGCTATGAAGTATGGCGCACCACCTCATGGTGGTATCGCCTTCGGCTACGACCGAATGATCATGCTCATCGCCGGTAGAAACTCCATCCGTGATGTTATTCCCTTTCCGAAAACCACTGCTGGGCAATCGCTTATGGACAATTGCCCCAACACCGTTGACCCTGAACAACTCGATGAACTTGGAATAAAAATCGAAAAAGGGGAAAATGCCGAATAA